One Oryza brachyantha chromosome 3, ObraRS2, whole genome shotgun sequence DNA segment encodes these proteins:
- the LOC102712788 gene encoding probable E3 ubiquitin-protein ligase LOG2, whose product MGNAGSNGGGGAPGSRRRGTAHGHGHHQVHHHHHHQASSPPPPPPPESSPSHYVFAAATPYPPPQYTNPNLPPRYYPQYGNYYPPPPPSLQVPLPAPYDHHHRGAAAGEFPPSAPPHHYHGWPGASGRQPCGFQQHMPTPYVEHQKAITIRNDVNLKKETLRVEPDEECPGRFLVAFTFDATVAGSMTVYFFAKEDLNCNLTAVKEDLIKPVTVSFKEGLGQKFRQPSGTGIDFSMFEKSELLKQGDMDVYPLAVKAETRPVDQQLEGEDQKTKTPNSQITQALFEKKESGDYQVRVASQILWVNGTRYELQEIYGIGNSVEGDVDANDPGKECVICLSEPRDTTVLPCRHMCMCSECAKVLRYQTTRCPICRQPVERLLEIKVNNKAEEQQSPQSPIKANSKAEEQEQSPQSQSSPIPPTPPT is encoded by the exons ATGGGCAACGCCGGTAGCAACGGCGGAGGGGGTGCCCCTggtagccgccgccggggcaccgcccacggccacggccaccatcaggtccaccaccaccaccaccaccaggcgtcctctccgcctccgccgccgccgccggagtcgTCCCCCAGCCACTACGTGTTCGCGGCCGCCACGCCGTACCCTCCGCCGCAGTACACCAACCCCAACCTGCCGCCGCGGTACTACCCTCAATACGGAAATTactacccgccgccgccgccgtcgctgcagGTGCCCCTCCCGGCGCCGTACGACCACCACCAcaggggcgccgccgcgggggagTTCCCGCCATCGGCCCCGCCCCACCACTACCACGGCTGGCCTGGGGCCTCTGGGCGGCAACCCTGCGGATTCCAGCAGCACATGCCGACGCCGTACGTCGAGCACCAGAAGGCTATTACGATCCGCAACGATGTCAATCTCAAGAAGGAAACCCTTCGGGTTGAGCCTGATGAGGAGTGCCCCGGCCGCTTCCTCGTAGCCTTCACCTTTGACGCCACCGTTGCTGGAAG CATGACTGTTTACTTCTTTGCAAAAGAAGACCTCAACTGCAATCTAACAGCGGTGAAAGAAGACCTGATTAAGCCTGTTACTGTTAGCTTCAAAGAGGGTCTTGGTCAGAAGTTCAGGCAGCCTTCTGGCACAGGAATCGACTTCTCCATGTTTGAGAAATCTGAGTTATTGAAGCAGGGGGACATGGATGTATATCCACTTGCAGTTAAAGCTGAAACGAGGCCTGTTGATCAGCAGTTGGAAGGAGAAGATCAAAAGACAAAAACTCCAAACTCACAGATCACACAGGCCCTGTTTGAAAAGAAGGAAAGCGGGGACTATCAAGTTCGAGTTGCTAGCCAGATCCTTTGGGTCAATGGAACTAGGTATGAATTGCAGGAAATATACGGAATAGGAAACTCGGTGGAAGGCGATGTTGATGCCAATGATCCTGGGAAAGAATGTGTTATTTGCCTCTCGGAGCCAAGGGATACTACTGTTCTCCCTTGTAGGCATATG TGCATGTGCAGTGAGTGTGCCAAGGTCCTGAGGTACCAGACGACCCGATGCCCTATCTGCCGACAGCCTGTTGAGCGGCTCCTCGAGATCAAAGTCAACAACAAAGCTGAAGAGCAGCAGTCACCGCAATCACCGATCAAAGCCAACAGCAAAGCTGAAGAGCAGGAGCAGTCACCCCAATCCCAATCATCACCTATCCCACCCACGCCTCCGACATAA
- the LOC102713058 gene encoding protein FAR1-RELATED SEQUENCE 6-like, which produces MVEGSERPRSSRARRARNPSLEEEEEDEAAAARRVKREVADDLNGEPADDVDEDEEVVVEEEEDDEVVVASDEEGDADGGGEPVEAFEPRTLEEALVPRVGAVFDSVDEAFSLYKAYAYHTGFHAVRRTCHNYEGLRYRSTFTCTHGGKSRAGASPSDGSGARYPLRSSKRAAASQEKRARRGAAEKTGCKAMLIIRDKRAEDKWKVEFVELEHNHPCTPDMVRFLKAYREMPDSAKKKAKISDEMDDMVEKSLSEIAETRKFPTRPKRSVGGASVGGFRFSRSDSFVQRFGEDDLIALKKFIETMQRKKPNFMHYWDLDHETHVKNFFWTDSRSQAQYRYFGDVITLDVMYLQHSRVSFPLATLLGVNNHGHLVLLGCGLLSSDSKENYVWLLKRWLSCMSGKPPEAITTTYSDAVALAVAEVLPNARHRFCFWHILKKLQENVGRTHEKEAISSRFKEVVYDTVTLTDFEREWGSMVEQYKLKDNEWFSALYSCRKQWAPGYVNHSFWAGTSAIRKVEKPDPYFDGVVTTKTTLPVFLEQYETTLRGKLEREAYDDLRSYYSRLTLLSGLPFEEQLMELYTVPMFQAFQDEIKQLMHVICKEVDRSGNSITYMASELVQGKKVDYTVVYNSADKDVWCICRSFPSRGILCSHALSVLKQENVLMLPSKYILNRWRKDFRILHASASSSSVSSNRDLSVFNDLYACGHEYLEDVIDIGAREPELKEFVLSVMKEAKDKLIRPDHVQQDDQQVDVNMSVTGQVSADRRVDVNMSSNSTALIQGDRRVDTNVTSNTTALVHGHGDAITSNTTAMIHGDRRVEMKIPTPHLIHGEGRVDMNMASPHLMQRDRRVDMNMASPHLIQGDRRVDMNLASPHFIQSDRRIDMNLTSSHLIQGDRRVDMNMSSPHLIQGDTRVDMNMVSTAQNGLHSFDLVNVNLESGPLPMVATDFMQMHQHPPVYHPKQLLNMRDQVMDTNKRPNMETNTYFMGGGMHVG; this is translated from the coding sequence ATGGTGGAGGGTTCGGAGAGGCCCCGctcctcccgcgcccgccgggCGCGAAACCCTAgcttggaggaggaggaagaggacgaggcggccgcggccagGCGTGTCAAGAGGGAGGTCGCTGATGATCTGAATGGGGAACCTGCGGATGACGTggatgaggatgaggaggtggtggtggaggaggaggaggacgacgaggtggTCGTCGCCTCCGACGAGGAGGGGGATgcggacggcggtggcgaacCGGTTGAGGCCTTCGAGCCGCGCACGCTGGAGGAGGCCCTCGTTCCGCGTGTGGGTGCGGTGTTCGACTCTGTGGACGAGGCCTTCTCGCTCTACAAGGCCTACGCCTACCACACTGGCTTCCATGCGGTGCGCCGTACCTGCCACAACTACGAGGGGCTACGCTACCGCTCTACCTTCACCTGCACTCACGGTGGTAAGTCCCGTGCTGGCGCAAGCCCGTCTGATGGCTCAGGTGCTCGCTACCCACTCCGCAGTAGCAAGCGAGCAGCTGCCTCCCAGGAGAAGCGGGCTCGACGTGGCGCTGCCGAGAAGACGGGATGCAAGGCGATGCTGATCATCCGTGACAAGCGGGCAGAGGACAAGTGGAAGGTGGAGTTCGTTGAGCTGGAGCATAACCATCCCTGCACACCTGACATGGTGAGGTTCTTGAAGGCTTACAGGGAAATGCCTGATTCAGCTAAAAAGAAGGCCAAAATTTCTGATGAAATGGATGATATGGTGGAGAAGTCGCTGAGTGAGATCGCTGAAACCAGGAAGTTCCCAACTCGGCCCAAGCGGAGTGTTGGTGGAGCCTCTGTTGGTGGGTTTAGGTTTAGTAGAAGTGACAGTTTTGTGCAGCGTTTCGGGGAGGATGACCTTATTGCACTGAAGAAGTTTATTGAGACGATGCAGCGCAAGAAGCCAAACTTCATGCATTACTGGGATCTTGATCACGAAACTCAtgtgaagaattttttttggactGATTCGAGGTCCCAGGCACAATACCGCTATTTTGGTGATGTGATTACACTTGATGTGATGTATTTACAGCACTCTCGTGTTAGCTTCCCATTGGCCACACTCCTTGGTGTGAACAACCATGGTCACCTTGTTCTACTTGGTTGTGGTCTCCTTTCTAGCGACAGCAAAGAAAACTATGTCTGGTTGTTGAAGAGGTGGCTGAGCTGTATGAGTGGCAAGCCACCAGAGGCAATCACAACCACCTATTCAGATGCTGTCGCATTAGCTGTGGCTGAGGTGTTGCCAAATGCAAGACACCGTTTCTGTTTTTGGCATATCTTGAAAAAGCTCCAAGAAAATGTTGGACGCACACATGAGAAAGAGGCGATTTCCTCAAGATTCAAGGAGGTTGTTTATGACACGGTCACACTTACTGACTTCGAGAGAGAGTGGGGGTCCATGGTTGAGCAGTACAAGCTCAAAGACAACGAATGGTTCTCTGCTTTGTACAGCTGCCGGAAACAATGGGCACCTGGTTATGTCAACCATTCATTCTGGGCTGGCACTTCTGCTATCAGGAAGGTCGAGAAACCAGATCCATACTTTGATGGCGTGGTGACAACTAAAACTACCCTGCCAGTTTTCCTTGAGCAATATGAGACTACTCTAAGAGGGAAGCTGGAAAGGGAGGCATATGATGATTTGCGCTCTTATTACTCTAGGCTAACTTTGTTGTCAGGATTGCCCTTTGAGGAGCAACTCATGGAGCTCTACACAGTACCTATGTTTCAAGCATTCCAAGACGAGATCAAACAATTAATGCATGTGATTTGCAAAGAGGTAGACAGGAGTGGAAATTCAATTACCTATATGGCTAGTGAGTTAGTACAGGGAAAGAAGGTCGACTATACAGTTGTCTACAATAGTGCTGACAAGGATGTCTGGTGCATCTGTCGCTCCTTTCCATCACGGGGCATTCTTTGCAGCCATGCTCTCTCTGTTCTGAAGCAAGAGAATGTATTGATGCTGCCATCAAAATACATCCTCAACCGTTGGAGGAAAGACTTTAGAATACTTCATGCATCTGCAAGCTCCAGTTCTGTATCATCCAATAGAGATTTGAGCGTTTTCAATGATCTTTATGCGTGTGGTCATGAGTATTTAGAAGACGTCATTGACATTGGAGCCAGAGAACCTGAGCTGAAAGAGTTTGTGTTGTCGGTTATGAAGGAAGCGAAGGACAAACTAATTAGGCCCGACCATGTTCAGCAAGATGATCAGCAGGttgatgtaaatatgtcaGTAACTGGTCAAGTGTCTGCGGATAGGAGAGTAGATGTGAACATGTCATCAAATAGCACAGCCCTGATTCAGGGAGACAGAAGGGTCGATACAAATGTGACTTCAAACACCACAGCCCTGGTTCATGGTCATGGGGATGCCATAACATCAAACACCACAGCTATGATTCATGGGGACAGAAGAGTTGAGATGAAGATCCCAACACCCCACCTTATTCATGGAGAGGGAAGAGTTGACATGAACATGGCATCCCCTCACTTGATGCAGAGGGACAGAAGGGTTGACATGAACATGGCCTCCCCACACTTGATACAGGGGGATAGAAGAGTTGATATGAACCTGGCATCGCCGCACTTCATACAAAGTGATAGAAGGATTGATATGAACCTGACATCTTCACATCTGATACAAGGGGACAGAAGAGTTGATATGAACATGTCGTCCCCTCACCTGATACAAGGTGACACCAGAGTGGATATGAATATGGTATCTACTGCTCAGAATGGGTTGCACTCTTTTGATTTGGTGAATGTGAATCTAGAGAGTGGTCCTTTGCCAATGGTTGCAACAGATTTCATGCAAATGCATCAGCACCCACCCGTCTACCATCCAAAGCAACTCCTCAATATGAGAGATCAGGTGATGGACACAAACAAGAGGCCCAATATGGAAAcaaacacatattttatgGGAGGTGGAATGCATGTGGGCTAG
- the LOC102713337 gene encoding beta-galactosidase 6, translating into MAAATAAPLRPRLLLLLLSALVGASRAANVTYDHRAVVIDGVRRVLVSGSIHYPRSTPDMWPGLIQKAKDGGLDVIETYVFWDIHEPVRGQYDFEGRKDLVRFVKAVADAGLYVHLRIGPYVCAEWNYGGFPVWLHFVEGIKFRTDNAAFKAEMQRFTEKVVDTMKGAGLYASQGGPIILSQIENEYGNVDSAYGAAGKAYMRWAAGMAVSLDTGVPWVMCQQSDAPDPLINTCNGFYCDQFTPNSNGKPKMWTENWSGWFLSFGGAVPYRPAEDLAFAVARFYQRGGTFQNYYMYHGGTNFGRSTGGPFIATSYDYDAPIDEYGMVRQPKWGHLRDVHKAIKLCEPALVAAEPSYSSLGQNAEATVYQTAGNSVCAAFLANMDAQSDKTVKFNGNMYKLPAWSVSILPDCKNVVLNTAQINTQVTTSEMRSLGSSTQGTDDSSITPELATAGWSYAIEPVGITKENALTKPGLMEQINTTADASDFLWYSTSIIVKGDEPYLNGSQSNLLVSSLGHVLQVYINGKLAGNAKGSASSSLISLQTPVTLVPGKNKIDLLSTTVGLSNYGAFFDLVGAGITGPVKLSGLNGALDLSSTGWTYQVGLRGEDLHLYNPSEASPEWVSDNSYPINQPLIWYKTKFMAPAGDHPVAIDFTGMGKGEAWVNGQSIGRYWPTNLAPQSGCVNSCNYRGAYSSNKCLNKCGQPSQTLYHVPRSFLQPGSNDLVLFEQFGGDPSMISFTTRQTTSICAHVSEMHPAQIDSWISQSQRPGPAIRLECPREGQVISNIKFASFGTPSGTCGNYNHGECSSSQALAVVQEACVGVRNCTVPVSSTNFGDPCSGVTKSLVVEAACS; encoded by the exons ATGGCGGCAGCCACGGCGGCTCCGCTGCGgccgcggctgctgctgctgctcctctccGCGCTGGTGGGCGCGTCGCGGGCGGCAAACGTGACGTACGACCACCGCGCGGTGGTCATCGACGGCGTGCGACGAGTGCTCGTCTCCGGGTCCATCCACTACCCGCGGAGCACCCCCGAC ATGTGGCCGGGGCTGATCCAAAAGGCCAAAGACGGCGGCCTGGACGTCATCGAGACGTACGTCTTCTGGGACATCCACGAGCCCGTCCGGGGACAG TACGATTTCGAGGGAAGGAAGGACCTTGTCAGGTTCGTGaaggccgtcgccgacgccggcctcTACGTGCACCTCAGGATCGGACCGTACGTCTGCGCCGAGTGGAACTACGG GGGGTTCCCGGTGTGGCTGCACTTCGTGGAGGGGATCAAGTTCAGGACGGACAACGCGGCGTTCAAGGCGGAGATGCAGCGGTTCACGGAGAAGGTGGTGGACACGATGAAGGGCGCCGGGCTGTACGCGTCGCAGGGCGGGCCGATCATCCTGTCGCAGATCGAGAACGAGTACGGCAACGTCGACTCGGCGTACGGCGCGGCCGGCAAGGCCTACATGCGGTGGGCCGCCGGGATGGCCGTCTCCCTCGACACCGGCGTGCCGTGGGTCATGTGCCAGCAGTCCGACGCCCCCGACCCCCTC ATCAACACGTGCAACGGGTTCTACTGCGACCAGTTCACGCCGAACTCCAACGGCAAGCCCAAGATGTGGACGGAGAACTGGAGCGGGTGGTTCCTCTCCTTCGGCGGCGCCGTGCCGTACCGCCCGGCCGAGGACCTCGCCTTCGCCGTCGCGAGGTTCTACCAGCGCGGCGGCACGTTCCAGAACTACTACATG TACCACGGGGGGACCAACTTCGGGCGCAGCACGGGAGGACCATTCATCGCCACGAGCTACGACTACGATGCCCCCATTGATGAGTACG GGATGGTCAGGCAGCCAAAGTGGGGCCACTTGAGGGATGTGCACAAGGCAATAAAGTTGTGCGAACCAGCTCTCGTAGCAGCTGAGCCATCATATAGTTCTTTGGGTCAAAATGCTGAG GCTACCGTATATCAGACTGCTGGCAATTCAGTATGCGCGGCATTCCTGGCCAACATGGATGCCCAGTCTGATAAAACTGTCAAATTCAACGGTAACATGTATAAGCTCCCAGCGTGGTCTGTGAGCATCCTACCTGACTGCAAGAATGTGGTATTGAACACAGCTCAG ATCAATACTCAGGTCACAACTTCAGAAATGAGAAGCCTGGGATCGAGTACTCAAGGAACTGATGATTCATCCATTACACCGGAACTTGCTACAGCTGGCTGGAGCTATGCCATAGAGCCTGTTGGTATCACAAAGGAGAATGCCTTGACAAAACCTGGACTGATGGAGCAGATAAATACCACGGCTGATGCCAGTGATTTCCTCTGGTACTCAACTAG CATCATTGTTAAAGGTGATGAACCATATCTGAACGGCAGCCAGTCCAATCTGCTCGTCAGCTCACTCGGACATGTTCTTCAGGTCTACATCAATGGCAAATTGGCAG GAAATGCTAAGGGCAGTGCTAGCAGCTCACTCATCTCATTGCAGACACCAGTTACACTTGTACCTGGGAAGAATAAGATAGATCTTCTGAGCACAACAGTTGGGCTATCG AATTATGGTGCATTCTTTGACCTGGTTGGCGCTGGAATCACTGGTCCAGTAAAGCTTAGTGGACTAAATGGTGCCCTTGATCTATCTTCTACAGGTTGGACATACCAG GTTGGACTCAGAGGAGAAGACTTGCATCTGTATAATCCTTCAGAAGCCTCACCAGAATGGGTTTCAGACAACAGTTACCCGATCAACCAACCATTGATATGGTACAAG ACCAAGTTTATGGCACCCGCAGGTGATCATCCTGTTGCTATAGACTTCACAGGAATGGGGAAAGGGGAGGCATGGGTGAATGGCCAGAGCATTGGTCGCTACTGGCCAACCAATTTGGCTCCACAGAGCGGCTGTGTAAACTCATGCAACTACAGAGGAGCTTATAGTTCGAATAAATGCCTAAATAAATGTGGACAGCCATCACAGACCCT GTATCACGTGCCCCGTTCATTTCTCCAACCAGGCAGCAATGATCTAGTCCTCTTTGAGCAGTTTGGTGGTGACCCGAGTATGATATCCTTCACAACAAGGCAGACAACTAGTATATGCGCACATGTTTCAGAGATGCATCCAGCCCAAATCGATAGCTGGATCTCTCAATCTCAGAGGCCTGGACCAGCAATTCGCCTGGAGTGCCCTAGAGAAGGCCAGGTCATTAGCAATATCAAGTTTGCAAGCTTTGGGACGCCAAGTGGCACATGTGGGAACTACAACCATGGGGAATGCAGCAGCTCTCAGGCTCTTGCAGTTGTTCAAGAG GCCTGTGTTGGGGTGAGAAATTGCACTGTTCCAGTGTCATCAACGAACTTCGGGGATCCATGCAGCGGGGTCACAAAAAGTCTTGTGGTCGAAGCTGCATGCTCATGA
- the LOC102713609 gene encoding protein CHAPERONE-LIKE PROTEIN OF POR1, chloroplastic translates to MLAHGLAINPSRAARCPVNSRASSAPLGLVSSLAFNRGRKEKVKVFINVDRYTNYSTPFCYAPRNIRITPLATASFGDTADSSTPIFPRIHVKDPYQRLGISREASEEEIRAARNFLINKYAGHKPSVDAIESAHDKIIMQSFFDRKRPKVDFKKKFRELTQSRPVKAIQGRFQTPSSRVIWQTALTFVLLGVLTLAFPTEEGPTLQVAISCAANIYFIYQRLKSGWRTFFYGFGSFFASWFLATFLMVSVIPPILPGPRNLEVSTACVTYALLFVSSTFLK, encoded by the exons ATGTTGGCGCATGGTCTAGCAATCAATCCCTCAAGGGCTGCTCGATGTCCAGTTAATTCGAGGGCATCGAGTGCACCCTTGGGTCTCGTCTCTTCGTTGGCCTTCAACAGGGGACGTAAGGAAAAGGTTAAAGTTTTCATCAATGTGGATAG ATACACAAATTATAGTACTCCTTTCTGTTACGCACCGCGAAACATCAGAATCACACCACTTGCTACTGCATCATTTGGTGACACGGCTGATTCATCAACTC CCATCTTTCCTAGAATCCATGTGAAGGATCCCTATCAGCGACTTGGAATCAGCAGGGAAGCATCTGAAGAAGAAATTCGAGCTGCCAGGAATTTTCTGATAAATAAGTATGCAGGGCATAAACCAAGTGTTGACGCAATTGAGTCTGCCCATGACAAAATCATCATGCAGAGTTTCTTTGACAGAAAAAGACCAAAAGTGGATTTCAAGAAAAAGTTTAGGGAACTTACTCAGTCACGTCCAGTCAAGGCTATTCAGGGAAGATTTCAAACACCTTCTAGCAGAGTGATTTGGCAGACAGCATTAACTTTTGTATTGCTTGGAGTGCTTACCCTTGCTTTCCCTACTGAAGAAGGGCCAACTCTTCAGGTGGCCATTTCTTGTGCAGCAAacatatatttcatttatCAGAGGCTCAAAAGTGGATGGCGGACATTCTTTTATGG GTTTGGATCCTTCTTTGCTTCCTGGTTCCTTGCCACATTCTTGATGGTATCTGTAATTCCGCCTATACTGCCTGGTCCAAGAAACTTGGAAGTGAGCACTGCATGTGTCACTTATGCACTCCTTTTTGTATCGTCGACCTTCCTGAAGTAG